A genomic window from Henningerozyma blattae CBS 6284 chromosome 3, complete genome includes:
- the YLH47 gene encoding Ylh47p (similar to Saccharomyces cerevisiae YLH47 (YPR125W); ancestral locus Anc_3.461) — MLKANTLLISKCIQRCALKNVPSTSIISSRSFVLKNYQTSYKRFNSTNTANKPEIKTEIKNEESNSIEEIPSNKRVKITVKKAPLWDRVKHEAKHYWDGTKLLGLETKISFKLLLKLLAGYELTRREMLQFKRTTQDIVRLVPFAAFVIIPFAELLLPVALKIFPNLLPSTYESQKEKISKLESLRKTRRLMSKFMNEKKPHFKPTDITDDQKIIFNNFYRKVFETGKPESREQLIQVARLYKDDTVLDNVTRPYLIALAKYINLKPFGTDVMLRYRIRSKLLELRQDDLSIFYEGVDQLTPVELLNACSSRGIRSFNVKESILRDNLKIWLNMRIKDKIPSTLLVMATASNYGDITSSKSLYDALCDTLSSVPDELYDEVKVNVVQEGESHPSEKIAHLKDQVEFMKDEAEQQKTEPVSVKDDLSLDEVDVQQQEQVNSKLEPVESSNKKDEMS; from the coding sequence ATGCTAAAAGCAAATactcttttaatttctaaatGCATCCAGAGATGtgctttgaaaaatgttCCTTCTacttcaataatttcatctaGAAGCTTcgttttaaaaaattatcaaactAGTTATAAACGATTCAATTCAACTAATACAGCTAACAAACCTGAAATTAAAactgaaattaaaaatgaagaaagtAATAGCATCGAGGAAATACCTTCCAATAAGCGTGTTAAGATTACTGTCAAGAAAGCTCCATTATGGGATAGAGTCAAACATGAAGCTAAACATTATTGGGATGGTACTAAACTTTTAGGGTTAGAAACCaaaatttcattcaaattgctattaaaattattggcTGGTTATGAATTAACTCGTCGTGAAATGTTGCAATTTAAAAGAACTACTCAAGATATCGTTAGATTAGTTCCATTTGCTGCATTTGTTATCATTCCATTTGCGGAATTACTATTACCTGTGGCATTAAAGATCTTCCCAAATCTATTACCTTCCACTTATGAATCacaaaaggaaaaaatatcCAAATTAGAAAGTTTAAGAAAGACTAGAAGATTAATGTCCAAATTTATGAATGAGAAAAAGCCTCATTTTAAACCAACAGATATTACAGAtgatcaaaaaattatctttaataatttttatagaaAAGTCTTTGAAACCGGTAAACCTGAATCCCGTGAACAATTAATCCAAGTGGCAAGATTATATAAGGATGATACTGTTTTGGATAACGTTACAAGACCATATTTGATTGCGTTGgcaaaatatatcaatttGAAACCCTTTGGTACTGATGTGATGTTACGTTATCGTATTAgatctaaattattagaattaagaCAAGATGATTTGAGTATATTTTATGAAGGTGTTGATCAACTGACACCAgtggaattattaaatgccTGTAGTTCAAGAGGTATTAGAAGCTTTAACGTTAAAGAAAGTATTTTACGtgataatttgaaaatttggTTGAATATGAGAATCAAAGATAAGATTCCATCTACTTTATTAGTCATGGCAACCGCTTCCAATTATGGTGATATAACTAGTAGTAAATCCTTATATGATGCATTATGTGATACTCTAAGTAGTGTACCTGATGAATTATATGATGAAGTTAAAGTTAATGTGGTTCAAGAAGGTGAAAGTCATCcaagtgaaaaaattgcTCATTTGAAAGATCAAGTTGAATTCATGAAAGATGAAGCTGAACAACAAAAGACAGAACCAGTCAGCGTTAAGGATGACTTGAGCTTAGATGAAGTCGATGTCCAACAACAAGAACAAGTTAATTCTAAACTTGAACCAGTGGAAAGTTCTAACAAGAAAGATGAAATGAGCTAG
- the TBLA0C05400 gene encoding pyridoxine 4-dehydrogenase (similar to Saccharomyces cerevisiae YPR127W; ancestral locus Anc_3.462), producing the protein MSQVQQLRKELEKIDTSYGLMSLTWRAEPIPKEQAFAAMEKVISFAIENNRKAFFNIGEFYGPNWSNLKLVNDFFIANPTLRKNVIISCKGGVNNETLVPKGKAAQVKQSVEACCKEVGGFIDIYEVARLDLAITPEGKEYPYETFEELAKLVDDGVIGGISLSEVNEKQIRAIHKDWSKFLTCVEVELSLFSTNILHDGVAKTCGELDLVIICYSPLGRGLLTGQIKSVDDIPDGDFRKLLKRFHGDAMQQNLLLVKFLKDEIVAKRDPEHPIELTQIALAWIKHWNKSDQFNGAKFIPNPSGSSVDKVTENFNEKRTQLSEAEFEKINDFLSKFKTEGDRYEMV; encoded by the coding sequence ATGTCTCAAGTTCAACAATTAAGAAAAGAACtggaaaaaattgataccAGTTATGGGTTGATGTCTCTAACATGGAGGGCAGAACCGATTCCTAAGGAACAAGCCTTTGCAGCTATGGAGAAAGTTATTTCCTTTGCCATTGAAAACAATCGTAAAgcttttttcaatattggTGAGTTCTACGGTCCAAATTGGTCCAATTTAAAACTTGTGAATGACTTCTTTATTGCCAACCCTACTTTAAGAAAGAATGTTATCATTAGTTGTAAAGGTGGGgttaataatgaaacttTAGTTCCTAAAGGTAAAGCTGCACAGGTTAAACAATCTGTCGAGGCTTGTTGTAAAGAAGTTGGGGgatttattgatatttatgAAGTGGCAAGACTTGATCTGGCCATTACTCCAGAGGGTAAAGAATATCCATATGAAacttttgaagaattagcAAAATTGGTCGATGATGGTGTTATCGGAGGTATATCGTTAAGTGAAGTTAATGAAAAGCAAATTAGAGCTATCCATAAAGATTGGTCCAAATTCTTAACTTGTGTAGAAGTGGAATTATCTTTGTTTAGTACTAATATCTTGCATGATGGTGTAGCAAAGACATGTGGTGAATTAGATCTCGTGATCATTTGTTATTCTCCATTAGGTAGAGGTTTATTAACTGGCCAAATTAAAAGTGTTGATGATATCCCAGACGGTGATTTCAGAAAGCTTTTGAAAAGATTCCATGGCGATGCTATGCAACAAAATCTATTGTTGGTTAAATTcttaaaagatgaaattgtGGCCAAACGTGATCCGGAACATCCAATTGAATTAACTCAAATCGCTTTAGCATGGATTAAGCATTGGAATAAGTCTGATCAATTCAATGGCGCTAAATTTATTCCAAACCCAAGTGGTTCAAGTGTTGATAAAGTCACTGAAAACTTCAATGAAAAGCGAACTCAATTAAGTGAAGCTgagtttgaaaaaattaacgaTTTCTTgtccaaatttaaaactgaAGGTGACAGATATGAAATggtataa
- the SPN1 gene encoding transcription factor SPN1 (similar to Saccharomyces cerevisiae SPN1 (YPR133C); ancestral locus Anc_3.468), with protein sequence MSTDRSLPESVISPSPEPNNLMDDNQNDNVQLKIEEQERNDRQRKHIEAGTSDDEDEIDDRAKRITSVPSADNQTIERPAYDEYQSGGTSNYSDVSGNSRKEIEERLDRILKKPKVRRNRRDEDDLEQMLDEKVLRLKDEMNIAAQMDIDTLNKRIETGDTSLISIQKVKLLPKVISVLSKANLADTILDNNLLQSVRIWLEPLPDGSLPSYEIQKNLFQTIRDLPIKTEHLKESGLGRVVIFYTKSKRVEPSLARIADRLVAEWTRPIIGASDNYRDKRIMQLDFDAEKLRKKNALDSARSRRKVKNGAVSKKNRGSSAQSLYEQAAARRNRAAAPAQTTTDYKFAPVSNLNAITTSVRSAGVGSTLNNNEMYKRLNSRLAKHSKKK encoded by the coding sequence ATGAGCACCGATAGAAGTTTACCAGAAAGTGTTATCTCTCCTTCTCCAGAGCCTAATAATCTTATGGATGATAATCAAAATGATAAtgttcaattaaaaatagaagagCAGGAAAGAAATGATAGACAAAGAAAGCACATTGAAGCTGGTACCtctgatgatgaagatgaaatagATGACAGAGCAAAAAGGATAACATCAGTTCCATCAGCAGATAATCAAACTATCGAACGTCCTGCTTATGATGAATATCAGAGTGGAGGTACAAGTAATTATTCAGATGTCTCAGGGAATAGTCGTAaggaaattgaagaaagatTGGATagaatattgaagaaaCCAAAGGTGAGAAGAAATAGAAGGGATGAAGATGACTTAGAACAAATGTTAGATGAAAAAGTATTGAgattaaaagatgaaatgAATATAGCGGCACAAATGGATATTGATacattaaataaaagaattgaaacTGGTGATACCtctttaatttctattcaaaaagttaaattattaccGAAAGTTATTAGTGTATTATCAAAGGCTAATTTAGCAGATACTATTTTGGATAACAATCTTCTACAAAGTGTAAGAATTTGGTTAGAGCCATTACCTGATGGATCATTACCTTCAtatgaaattcaaaaaaatttatttcaaacTATCAGAGATTTACCAATTAAAACAGAACACTTAAAAGAAAGTGGATTAGGTAGagttgtaattttttatacaaAATCAAAACGTGTGGAACCATCATTGGCCAGAATTGCAGATAGATTAGTGGCCGAATGGACAAGACCTATTATTGGTGCATCTGACAACTATAGAGATAAGAGAATCATGCAATTAGATTTTGATGCTGAGAAACTTAGAAAGAAGAATGCATTGGATTCTGCAAGATCAAGAAGAAAAGTTAAAAATGGTGCAGTTAGCAAGAAAAACCGTGGCTCTTCTGCACAATCCTTATATGAACAAGCTGCTGCCAGAAGAAATAGAGCTGCTGCTCCTGCTCAAACTACTACTGATTATAAATTTGCACCTGTTAGTAATTTGAACGCCATAACAACATCTGTGAGAAGTGCAGGTGTCGGGTCcacattaaataataatgagaTGTATAAGAGATTAAATTCTAGATTGGCTAAACATTCCAAGAAGAagtaa
- the RPS23B gene encoding 40S ribosomal protein uS12 (similar to Saccharomyces cerevisiae RPS23A (YGR118W) and RPS23B (YPR132W); ancestral locus Anc_3.467), whose amino-acid sequence MGKGKPRGLNSARKLRVHRRNNRWAENNYKKRLLGTAFKSSPFGGSSHAKGIVLEKLGIESKQPNSAIRKCVRVQLIKNGKRVTAFVPNDGCLNYVDENDEVLLAGFGRKGKAKGDIPGVRFKVVKVSGVSLLALWKEKKEKPRS is encoded by the coding sequence ATGGGTAAAGGTAAGCCAAGAGGTTTGAACTCTGCTAGAAAATTACGTGTCCATAGAAGAAATAACCGTTGGGCAGAAAACAACTATAAGAAGAGATTATTGGGTACTGCCTTTAAATCTTCTCCATTTGGTGGTTCTTCTCATGCTAAAGGTATTGTTTTGGAAAAGTTAGGTATTGAATCTAAACAACCAAACTCTGCTATCAGAAAGTGTGTCAGAGTTCAATTGATTAAGAACGGTAAGAGAGTTACTGCTTTCGTTCCAAATGATGGTTGTTTGAACTATGTCGATGAAAATGACGAAGTATTATTGGCTGGTTTCGGTAGAAAGGGTAAGGCTAAGGGTGATATTCCAGGTGTTAGATTTAAGGTTGTCAAAGTATCTGGTGTCTCCTTATTAGCTTTATGGAAGGAAAAGAAGGAAAAGCCAAGATCATAA
- the TBLA0C05440 gene encoding uncharacterized protein (similar to Saccharomyces cerevisiae YGR111W; ancestral locus Anc_3.456), which yields MTVKQISFEVNTDPEVIRFTHLSNGAVWKGPLTLEQYADREHSMFQGNLCQKNNNKKIIEKYGKTNAQWLGLKHFILKDKSLEDKSKTSQIVAGCETLNRIGFTAIDGKIVPILVLCIGGVFTQEAHRGKGYAKEMILGLHKYFDEIRDRATTPFLKNMIITLYSEVEEYYARLGYKSDHAAVHKISQLDTLLKEYCIDGKNVKYLDFDGYDDLIQLQSNQMERDILASHLQDPSKFVFGVKPDIHNYEWFEIRDLFIRSKLFPEQLDKKIAFGCRLPSNSHVIWHHNWNGNSLILIKTFIANGDDLEETMGVFLQNAVMEAKEHNLSKLEFWDTEINSVKYPKLFKILERDSKNNKLYLTNGSLSAYRAPIGFTNDQVKWQENTKFCWF from the coding sequence ATGACAGTGAAGCaaatatcatttgaagTCAATACAGACCCTGAAGTTATTCGGTTTACTCACTTGAGCAATGGTGCCGTTTGGAAAGGTCCATTAACATTAGAACAATATGCTGATAGAGAACATTCCATGTTTCAAGGTAATCTTTGtcagaaaaataataacaagaaaattattgaaaaatatggCAAGACAAATGCTCAATGGTTGGGATTGAAACATTTCATATTAAAGGATAAGAGTTTAGAAGATAAATCCAAAACTAGTCAAATAGTAGCCGGGTGTGAGACATTAAACAGAATTGGATTCACAGCTATTGATGGCAAGATTGTACCAATTTTGGTATTATGTATTGGTGGTGTATTCACTCAAGAAGCTCATCGTGGTAAAGGGTATGCCAAAGAAATGATTCTTGGGTTgcataaatattttgacgAGATCCGTGATCGTGCAACCACaccatttttgaaaaatatgattataaCACTTTATAGTGAAGTGGAAGAGTATTACGCTCGTTTGGGGTACAAGTCTGACCATGCAGCTGTTCATAAAATTTCCCAATTAGATACtctattaaaagaatattgtATTGACGGAAAAAACGTGAAATATTTAGACTTTGATGGGTACGATGATCTGATACAATTACAATCTAATCAAATGGAAAGAGATATTCTTGCAAGCCACTTACAAGATCCTTCCAAGTTTGTGTTTGGTGTTAAACCTGATATCCATAATTATGAATGGTTTGAAATACgtgatttatttattagaagTAAATTATTCCCAGAACAACTTGATAAAAAGATCGCATTTGGTTGTAGGCTACCAAGTAATAGTCATGTCATCTGGCATCATAATTGGAATGGGAATTCCTTAATCTTAATCAAGACTTTTATTGCAAATGGTGACGATTTAGAAGAAACCATGGGGGTCTTTCTACAGAACGCCGTCATGGAAGCTAAGGAACATAATTTGTCCAAACTAGAATTTTGGGATACAGAAATTAATAGTGTCAAGTATCCAAAACTTTTCAAGATCTTAGAGAGGGACTCCAAGAACAATAAACTGTACTTGACTAATGGGTCGTTGAGTGCTTATAGAGCTCCTATTGGGTTCACCAACGACCAAGTCAAATGGCAGGAAAATACCAAATTTTGTTGGTTTTGA
- the NAT3 gene encoding peptide alpha-N-acetyltransferase complex B subunit NAT3 (similar to Saccharomyces cerevisiae NAT3 (YPR131C); ancestral locus Anc_3.465), producing MTTLQPFEVTDLLKLNNVNLDILTENFPVEFYFEYLILWPNLFFKSQETSVDSEETKYDISGYMMAKTEGKGQDWHSHITAVTVDSVFRRISLASKLCNSLAAMVDSKPHDVNFIDLFVKCNNELAIKLYEKLGYSVFRRVVGYYNSSEDGYPNTLKYIDDDKDAFDMRLGMERDLGKSIRKDGRNFKCYPHDIKF from the coding sequence atgaCAACCTTACAACCATTTGAAGTAACTGATCTTTTGAAACTAAATAATGTTAACTTAGACATACTTACAGAGAATTTTCCAGTTGAGTTTTATTTTGAGTATTTAATTCTATGgccaaatttatttttcaaatctcAAGAGACTAGTGTTGATTCTGAAGAGACTAAATATGATATTTCAGGTTATATGATGGCAAAGACTGAAGGTAAGGGACAAGATTGGCACTCTCATATAACTGCAGTTACTGTTGATTCAGTATTCCGTAGGATATCATTAGCTTCAAAATTATGTAATTCATTAGCTGCTATGGTGGATTCTAAACCTCATGATGTAAATTTCATTGACCTTTTTGTAAAAtgtaataatgaattagcaattaaattatacgAAAAATTGGGATATTCAGTATTTAGAAGAGTAGTGGGTTATTATAATTCAAGTGAAGATGGATATCCAAAtacattaaaatatatagatgACGATAAAGATGCATTCGATATGAGATTAGGAATGGAACGCGACTTGGGAAAGAGTATAAGAAAAGACGGAAGAAACTTTAAATGTTATCCAcatgatattaaattttaa
- the SHY1 gene encoding cytochrome oxidase assembly protein SHY1 (similar to Saccharomyces cerevisiae SHY1 (YGR112W); ancestral locus Anc_3.457) codes for MLGHVRFASKELLSGGGGRCLFSRQNDLLAKYKKLNGLNGSIMSTRNVKTSTVDWKPIISNKTPTNEDAEDEYKHGGKKHKNYHIGKKIFLGLMIAMPITAAYLGTWQTRRLKWKTRLIATCETRLTYPIVPIPKNFSEEDLESWEYRRVQLVGHFENDNEIYVGPRVHKGIKGYNVFTPFVRDDTGERLLIERGWVSEEKIVPSSRNLKHLSTPENEHLSISCLVRVPHERGQFQWDKKSDDVSRVWQVPDILEMSKRLGCKPLHLQVLYDLNNHSERLSDSNTSSMEFSEWQLIQAGVPIGQQPKVMFRNNHLQYIVTWYGLSFLSSILLVVAIRRGMKGKVITHAQLRKQRLDRAKEFE; via the coding sequence atgTTGGGTCACGTAAGATTTGCATCGAAAGAGTTACTCTCTGGAGGAGGAGGAAGATGTTTATTTTCAAGACAAAATGATTTGCTAGCtaaatataagaaattGAACGGTTTAAATGGTAGTATAATGTCCACTAGAAACGTGAAAACTTCTACTGTGGATTGGAAACCAATCATTAGTAACAAAACCCCCACTAATGAGGATGCCGAGGATGAGTATAAACATGGTGGTAAGAAAcataaaaattatcatattGGCAAGAAAATCTTTTTAGGGCTAATGATTGCCATGCCAATTACCGCTGCATACTTGGGTACATGGCAAACTCGTAGGTTGAAATGGAAAACCAGGTTGATTGCTACCTGTGAAACAAGATTAACGTACCCGATTGTGCCCATAcccaaaaatttttcagaaGAAGATCTTGAGAGTTGGGAATACAGAAGAGTTCAATTAGTAGGccattttgaaaatgataatgaaatatatgTAGGTCCAAGAGTCCATAAAGGTATTAAAGGCTATAACGTTTTCACCCCGTTTGTAAGAGATGATACCGGTGAAcgattattaattgaaagaGGTTGGGTCagtgaagaaaaaatagtCCCTTCCAGCAgaaatttgaaacattTGAGCACCCCAGAGAATGAACATTTATCAATCAGTTGTTTGGTCCGTGTTCCTCATGAACGTGGACAATTCCAATGGGATAAAAAATCCGATGATGTCTCGAGAGTTTGGCAGGTTCCCGATATCTTGGAAATGTCCAAGAGACTCGGCTGTAAACCATTACATTTGCAAGTTTTATATGATCTAAACAATCATTCCGAGAGATTATCGGATTCCAACACATCATCAATGGAATTCAGTGAATGGCAATTAATTCAAGCCGGTGTACCCATTGGTCAACAGCCAAAAGTAATGTTCCGTAATAACCATTTACAGTACATAGTGACCTGGTATGGCTTATCGTTTTTAAGCAGTATCTTATTGGTTGTTGCTATCCGTCGTGGTATGAAGGGAAAAGTCATCACTCATGCTCAATTACGTAAACAAAGATTGGACCGGGCTAAAGAGTTCGAGTAG
- the CTR1 gene encoding high-affinity Cu transporter CTR1 (similar to Saccharomyces cerevisiae CTR1 (YPR124W); ancestral locus Anc_3.459) has product MDMGSMDMGSMDMGSMDMSSMSSMTSMIMSTMRTAMSMSSSSQMQMTMPMSSSSTTSMTMSMPMSMSSSSMNMGTHSMDMGSSMNMPMPMSMSMSMPMGSSMNMSGSGHGMMMGMDMEMNTYLTPRFRHYPVLFQHLSADTSGKAFGIWLLIVVTAFVYKLLLFTSWYLEIYWFKKWNKKNDERKNFVLNNDTENNYLNLNNIPDSPPNLFIDIFKPSFRTSTQDFIRCILGFAATMLIYMLMLVAMTFVLTYVFAVITGLSLSEVFFNKVKMALLKRWEIMKWIERKKLCTGHDNCPCCKDELPENQSPNSNVPKDEEDTLNPTQSNSSTTSNATDETPTDDSDQVIRNNEKNPDGVATGGSLHDRTDSNCACGCRNPCLDQSDENMGEIMQEQFNVQGEGNMDTTLLPTSNFRTVP; this is encoded by the coding sequence ATGGATATGGGTTCAATGGATATGGGCTCAATGGATATGGGCTCTATGGACATGAGCTCTATGAGTTCCATGACCTCTATGATAATGTCTACAATGAGGACTGCGATGAGTATGTCAAGTTCTTCGCAAATGCAGATGACTATGCCAATGTCTAGTAGTAGTACAACCAGTATGACAATGAGTATGCCCATGAGTATGAGTTCAAGCAGTATGAATATGGGCACACATAGTATGGATATGGGCTCAAGTATGAATATGCCTATGCCCATGTCAATGTCCATGTCAATGCCAATGGGATCTTCCATGAATATGTCTGGGTCTGGCCATGGGATGATGATGGGAATGGATATGGAAATGAACACATATTTAACACCAAGATTCCGTCATTACCCAGTGTTATTCCAGCACTTGTCTGCTGATACTAGCGGTAAAGCTTTTGGTATTTGGTTATTAATTGTCGTCACTGCATttgtttataaattattattattcacaAGTTGGTATCTGGAAATATATTGGTTTAAAAAAtggaataaaaaaaatgatgaaagaaaaaatttcgtattaaataatgatactgaaaataattatttgaatttaaataatatccCAGATTCTCCACCAAATTTGTtcattgatatttttaaaccTTCCTTTAGAACTTCGACTCAAGATTTCATTAGGTGTATACTTGGATTTGCTGCTACAATGTTGATTTATATGTTAATGTTAGTCGCAATGACTTTTGTCTTAACTTACGTGTTTGCTGTGATTACTGGTCTTTCATTATCAGaagtatttttcaataaagtTAAAATGGCTCTTTTAAAGAGATGGGAAATTATGAAATGGATTGAAAGGAAAAAACTTTGCACAGGCCATGATAATTGTCCTTGTTGTAAAGATGAACTACCTGAAAATCAATctccaaattcaaatgttcctaaagatgaagaagatacTTTGAATCCAACTCAATCTAATTCTTCTACTACTTCAAATGCTACTGATGAAACACCAACAGATGATTCTGATCAAGtaataagaaataatgAGAAAAATCCAGATGGCGTTGCTACAGGAGGATCATTGCATGATAGAACAGATTCAAATTGCGCTTGTGGTTGCCGTAATCCATGTTTAGACCAATCAGATGAAAACATGGGCGAAATAATGCAAGAACAATTCAATGTTCAAGGCGAAGGTAATATGGACACCACTTTATTGCCAACGTCGAATTTCCGAACTGTCCCATGA